DNA from Streptomyces luteogriseus:
GCGAGGAAGGTCGTCGTCTCCTGGGCGTCGGCACCCAGCGGCCCGTGGATGGTGTCCCACAGCCGCATCCAGCCCGCGCGCACGGCCTCGCCGAACTCGCGGTCCCCCTCCTCCTCCGCAGCCGCCACGGCGAGGTACATCTGCATCTGCATCATCAGCCGCTCGGGCTGCTCGGAAATGGCCTCGATGTAAGCGCCGCCCATGGCGTGGCGGGCCTCTTCACCCTCCAGCCCCTCGGCGGCCTCCGCGAACATCCGGATGGTGTCCTCGACGCACCGCTCGGCCGCCGCCAGGAAGATCGCCTTCTTGCCCGGGAAGAGGCGGAAGAGATACGGCTGCGAGACGCCGACCCGGCGGGCGATCGCCTCGGTCGAGGTGCCGTGGTAGCCACCGCGAGCGAACTCGGTCGACGCCGCCCGGATGACGCTCTCGCGTCGCTCTTCCGCACTCATCCTGGCCATGCATTCGAAGTTAGTGCTCAATCACTAACCATGTCAAGCGGTGGACCGCGCACGCCACACACAGGGAGAACGCGTGGAAGAGGCCACGCCATGCGTAAGGGGCGCTCCGCAGTGGTGAGCGCCCCTTACAACGTGTCGCGGCCGTGTCAGGCCAGTCGCACGACAGCCCGGGACATGCCCAGCACCTTCTGCCCGGCACAGGTCGCCGTGAGGTCCACGCGCACCGTGTTGTCGTCGAGCTTGGCGGCGACCTTGCCGGCCACCTCGATCACTGCGCCCTGGTCGTCGTTCGGGACGACGACGGGCTTGGTGAAGCGGACGCCGTACTCGACGACCGCGCCCGGGTCGCCGGTCCAGTCGGTGACCACGCGAATCGCTTCGGCCATGGTGAACATGCCGTGCGCGATGACGTCGGGCAGGCCGACCTGCTTGGCGAACTTCTCGTTCCAGTGAATCGGGTTGAAGTCACCGGAGGCGCCCGCGTACCGGACGAGGGTGTCGCGGGTCACGGGGAAGGTCTGCGCGGGCAGTTCGGTGCCCACCTCGACGTCGGAGTAGGAGATCTTCGCGGTCATGAAATCGCTCACGCCTCCTCGGCCGCGCGGGCCACGAGCTTGGTCCAGGCGGTCACGACGTGCTCGCCTGCCTCATCGTGGACCTCACCGCGGATGTCCACGATGTCGTTGCCCGCGAGAGACTTGATCGCCTCGATGGTCGAGGTGACCGTGAGCCGGTCCCCGGCGCGAACCGGTCGGCGGTAGGCGAACTTCTGGTCGCCATGCACCACGCGG
Protein-coding regions in this window:
- a CDS encoding MaoC family dehydratase produces the protein MTAKISYSDVEVGTELPAQTFPVTRDTLVRYAGASGDFNPIHWNEKFAKQVGLPDVIAHGMFTMAEAIRVVTDWTGDPGAVVEYGVRFTKPVVVPNDDQGAVIEVAGKVAAKLDDNTVRVDLTATCAGQKVLGMSRAVVRLA
- a CDS encoding TetR/AcrR family transcriptional regulator → MARMSAEERRESVIRAASTEFARGGYHGTSTEAIARRVGVSQPYLFRLFPGKKAIFLAAAERCVEDTIRMFAEAAEGLEGEEARHAMGGAYIEAISEQPERLMMQMQMYLAVAAAEEEGDREFGEAVRAGWMRLWDTIHGPLGADAQETTTFLAQGMLINCLVAMGFPADHRVWAGLAPPESGS